Proteins encoded together in one Corynebacterium liangguodongii window:
- a CDS encoding 4-hydroxy-3-methylbut-2-enyl diphosphate reductase, with amino-acid sequence MTDQAKNILLAAPRGYCAGVDRAVETVEKALEKYGAPVYVRKQIVHNKYVVETLEKRGVIFVEETDEVPEGAHLVFSAHGISPAVRESAVERNLLTLDATCPLVTKVHNEAKRFARDGYHILLVGHEGHEEVEGTAGEAPEVTHLVDGVAGVDALPDFAPEQKLVWLSQTTLSVDETMEIVTKLHERFPHLENPPSDDICYATQNRQVAVKAIAPKCQLMIVVGSQNSSNSRRLVEVALEAGSQEAHLVDYAAEIQEEWLEGVETIGVTSGASVPEILVREVLEFLAERGFGTVEQVTTSTETITFSLPRDLRPARV; translated from the coding sequence ATGACTGATCAGGCTAAAAACATCCTTCTTGCCGCGCCCCGCGGGTACTGTGCGGGGGTCGACCGGGCCGTCGAGACCGTGGAGAAGGCGCTGGAGAAGTATGGCGCGCCGGTCTACGTGCGCAAGCAGATCGTGCACAACAAATACGTCGTGGAGACGCTGGAGAAGCGCGGCGTGATCTTCGTTGAGGAAACCGATGAGGTCCCTGAAGGCGCGCACCTCGTGTTTTCCGCGCACGGCATCTCCCCGGCGGTGCGCGAATCGGCCGTGGAGCGCAACCTGTTGACGCTTGATGCGACCTGCCCTTTGGTGACGAAGGTGCACAACGAGGCCAAGCGCTTCGCTCGCGATGGCTACCACATCCTGCTCGTCGGCCACGAGGGCCACGAGGAGGTCGAGGGGACGGCCGGTGAGGCGCCCGAGGTCACACACCTTGTCGACGGCGTCGCCGGCGTCGACGCACTGCCGGACTTTGCCCCGGAGCAGAAGCTGGTGTGGCTGTCCCAGACGACGCTGTCCGTCGACGAGACGATGGAGATTGTCACCAAACTCCACGAGCGCTTCCCGCACCTAGAAAACCCGCCGAGCGATGATATTTGCTACGCCACCCAGAACCGGCAGGTGGCGGTCAAGGCGATCGCGCCGAAGTGCCAGCTTATGATCGTGGTGGGCTCGCAAAACTCCTCGAACTCGCGGCGGCTGGTTGAGGTCGCGCTCGAGGCGGGTTCACAGGAGGCCCACTTGGTCGACTACGCCGCGGAGATCCAGGAAGAGTGGCTCGAGGGCGTGGAGACCATCGGCGTGACTTCGGGGGCGTCGGTGCCGGAGATCCTCGTGCGTGAGGTGCTGGAGTTTCTCGCCGAGCGTGGCTTCGGCACCGTCGAGCAGGTCACGACCAGCACGGAGACTATCACGTTCTCCCTGCCGCGGGACCTGCGGCCGGCCCGGGTCTAG
- a CDS encoding DUF6542 domain-containing protein, which yields MSHVLPRAQRPAFEGIPTVSSIAIVGAALFTGALLSVHAGQISWPFLALFTIAALSCATLVNPRGLFLTVAFIPLLFVVAALATGWGIAASTSAALSRADALVIAYPVLQLFPVLAAATLGALIIAAVRYSLLRRHNAAIARAERAERRRIARSNRRTRERTLSVEEILARVERDQR from the coding sequence GTGTCACACGTCTTGCCCCGCGCCCAACGCCCAGCCTTCGAGGGCATTCCCACGGTGTCTTCCATCGCCATCGTCGGCGCCGCCCTGTTCACGGGCGCGCTGCTCTCTGTCCACGCGGGTCAGATCTCGTGGCCGTTCCTCGCGCTTTTCACCATCGCCGCGCTCTCCTGCGCGACCCTGGTCAACCCGCGCGGGCTGTTTCTCACCGTGGCGTTCATCCCGCTGCTCTTCGTCGTCGCGGCGCTGGCCACCGGGTGGGGCATCGCCGCATCAACCTCGGCGGCGCTCTCGCGCGCGGACGCGCTCGTGATCGCCTACCCCGTCCTCCAGCTCTTCCCCGTCCTCGCCGCGGCGACCCTCGGCGCGCTCATCATCGCCGCGGTGCGCTATAGCCTCCTGCGACGCCACAACGCCGCCATCGCTCGCGCTGAGCGCGCGGAGCGCCGCCGCATAGCGCGTTCGAACCGCCGCACGCGCGAGCGCACCCTTAGCGTCGAAGAAATCTTAGCCCGCGTGGAGCGAGACCAACGCTAG
- a CDS encoding DNA recombination protein RmuC, protein MHVAPGLVVLLLLATALAGFFVGRAYERRHAAPVGPPALDAEPISAALERLAAQLDDLDEDRALAMNALASQVQSITRTSARLADRTDQLISALRSPQTRGRWGEVQLQRVVELGGMVEHCDFDVQVTALADGTRVRPDMIIRLAGGRHIVVDAKVPFSSYLDALNTDDPEEKQAYMRRHAHLMRSHVDALSAKAYVAAFHPTPEFVVMFVPADPFLDAGLAIDPELLDYAFARDVVIATPTTLFALLRTVSLGWRNEAAADQAKEIQRLGTELYQRLGTMSEHYNKIGQSLERAVEAYNSTLASLDSRVMVTARKFEQLGVVGPRRSGSPHLESVSAAPRHAVM, encoded by the coding sequence ATGCATGTTGCACCCGGACTCGTTGTCCTCCTTCTGCTCGCCACCGCGCTCGCCGGGTTCTTCGTCGGCCGCGCCTATGAGCGTCGTCACGCTGCCCCTGTCGGCCCGCCGGCGCTTGACGCGGAGCCGATCTCGGCGGCGCTCGAACGGCTCGCCGCTCAGCTCGACGACTTAGACGAAGACCGGGCGCTCGCGATGAACGCCCTGGCCAGTCAGGTACAATCCATTACCCGCACCTCGGCCCGCCTGGCGGACCGCACGGACCAGCTCATCTCCGCGCTGCGCTCGCCCCAGACACGCGGGCGCTGGGGCGAGGTGCAGCTCCAGCGGGTCGTCGAACTCGGCGGCATGGTCGAGCACTGCGACTTCGACGTACAAGTCACCGCTCTTGCCGACGGCACCAGGGTCCGCCCCGACATGATCATCCGCCTTGCCGGCGGGCGCCACATCGTCGTCGATGCCAAGGTGCCGTTTTCCTCCTACCTCGACGCCCTCAACACCGATGACCCGGAGGAAAAGCAGGCGTACATGCGCAGGCACGCCCACCTCATGCGCTCCCACGTCGATGCGCTCTCCGCCAAGGCCTACGTCGCCGCCTTCCACCCCACCCCGGAGTTCGTCGTCATGTTCGTCCCCGCCGATCCCTTCCTCGACGCCGGGCTTGCCATCGACCCCGAGCTTCTCGACTACGCGTTTGCCCGCGACGTCGTCATCGCCACCCCCACGACGCTTTTCGCGCTGCTGCGCACCGTCTCCCTCGGTTGGCGCAACGAGGCGGCCGCGGACCAGGCAAAAGAAATCCAGCGTCTCGGCACAGAGCTCTATCAGCGCCTCGGCACCATGAGCGAGCACTACAACAAGATCGGCCAGTCCCTCGAGCGCGCCGTCGAGGCGTACAACTCCACGCTCGCCTCCCTCGATTCGCGGGTCATGGTCACCGCGCGGAAGTTCGAGCAGCTCGGCGTGGTCGGGCCCCGACGCTCCGGCTCGCCGCACCTCGAGAGCGTGTCCGCGGCGCCGCGCCACGCGGTAATGTAG
- a CDS encoding AI-2E family transporter, with the protein MTTPEEPEHTGDTENTEDTGATEATEGTGPRQRVDRGVVLNSWLKSAAMFTLRILIVSVFLYALAMLIGAFWEGILPVILALIVCTVLAPVASALRRLHLPGGLAAAISLLAFFGLGAALVSLVAPDVASQSRVLAIQGLEGLQRLQLWMQGPPLNLDPDELNDGVNQLSSWLQNQAGAIAGGVFAGIGTAAGLMVTLMVVLVLTFFFLKDGPRFLPWLRGATGGRTGLHATELLTRAWRTLSGYIRAQAIVSFVDAAVIGTGVWLVGVPMAFTLAVITFAAGFIPIVGAVVAGALAVLVALVSLGLTEALIVLAIVILVQQLEGNVLSPVLQSKAMDLHPVIVLVSVTIGGGLFGLVGAFLAVPAAAMVAVVFRYIMDMITIHSGERTAASITFATPEGREIAEVEQRESVFERREWIGERTWAQTPVATDETHARSRGGSTSWRAVMRELSRARRKKTTREEH; encoded by the coding sequence GTGACTACGCCTGAAGAACCCGAACACACTGGGGACACAGAGAACACAGAGGACACAGGGGCCACAGAGGCCACAGAAGGGACGGGCCCGCGTCAACGGGTCGACCGGGGCGTCGTGCTCAACAGCTGGCTGAAGTCGGCGGCAATGTTTACCCTGCGCATCCTCATCGTCAGCGTGTTCCTCTACGCCCTGGCGATGCTCATCGGGGCCTTTTGGGAGGGCATCCTCCCGGTCATCCTCGCCCTCATTGTGTGCACCGTGCTCGCGCCTGTGGCCTCTGCCTTGCGCAGGCTCCACCTCCCCGGGGGCCTGGCCGCGGCCATCTCGCTGCTCGCGTTCTTCGGCCTCGGCGCGGCCTTGGTCTCCCTCGTCGCCCCGGACGTCGCGTCACAGTCGCGCGTGCTGGCCATCCAGGGCCTCGAGGGCCTGCAGCGCCTCCAGCTGTGGATGCAGGGCCCGCCGCTCAACCTCGACCCCGACGAACTCAACGACGGTGTCAACCAGCTCTCGAGCTGGCTGCAAAACCAGGCCGGAGCGATCGCCGGTGGTGTCTTCGCCGGCATCGGGACTGCCGCTGGCCTTATGGTCACGCTCATGGTCGTGCTCGTGTTGACGTTCTTCTTCCTGAAAGACGGCCCCCGCTTCCTGCCCTGGCTGCGCGGGGCGACCGGGGGGCGCACCGGCCTGCACGCCACCGAGCTGCTCACGCGGGCGTGGCGGACACTCTCGGGCTACATCCGCGCCCAGGCCATCGTCTCTTTTGTCGACGCCGCGGTCATCGGCACCGGAGTCTGGCTCGTCGGGGTTCCCATGGCCTTTACCCTGGCCGTGATCACCTTCGCCGCCGGTTTTATCCCGATCGTCGGCGCCGTCGTCGCCGGCGCGCTCGCCGTGCTCGTCGCGCTCGTCTCGCTCGGTCTCACCGAGGCCCTCATCGTTCTCGCCATCGTCATCTTGGTCCAGCAGCTCGAGGGCAACGTGCTCTCCCCCGTGCTGCAATCCAAGGCGATGGACCTCCACCCGGTGATCGTGCTCGTCTCCGTCACCATCGGCGGCGGCCTCTTCGGCCTGGTCGGGGCATTCCTCGCGGTGCCGGCAGCCGCGATGGTCGCCGTGGTCTTCCGCTACATCATGGACATGATCACGATCCATTCCGGCGAGCGCACGGCCGCCTCCATCACGTTTGCCACCCCGGAGGGGCGCGAGATCGCCGAGGTCGAGCAGCGCGAGTCGGTCTTCGAGCGTCGCGAATGGATTGGCGAGAGGACATGGGCGCAAACCCCCGTGGCCACGGACGAAACCCACGCGCGATCCAGAGGCGGGAGCACGAGCTGGAGGGCGGTCATGCGCGAGCTGTCCCGCGCGCGACGCAAGAAAACCACCCGAGAGGAACACTAG
- the ychF gene encoding redox-regulated ATPase YchF: MSLTLGIVGLPNVGKSTLFNALTRNDVLAANYPFATIEPNVGLVELPDPRLQRLAEIFSSERILPATVSFVDIAGIVKGASEGEGMGNAFLANIREADAICQVVRAFSDDNVIHVDGKVDPASDISVINTELILADLQTIEKALPRMEKEGRKNKDVAAQAEEAKKAQAVLEDDRTLFAAAKSGEIDLALVRDLHLMTAKPFLYVFNSDEAVLTDEARKAELRDLVAPAEAVFLDAQTETELLELDADDAAELLAAVGQDEPGLATLAKAGFDTLGLQTYLTAGPKESRAWTIRKGDTAPKAAGVIHSDFEKGFIKAEIVAFDDLDELGSMAEARAKGKVRMEGKDYVMADGDVVEFKFNV, encoded by the coding sequence GTGAGTCTTACCCTTGGAATTGTCGGCCTGCCCAACGTGGGGAAATCCACCCTCTTTAATGCCTTGACGCGTAACGACGTCCTCGCGGCGAACTACCCGTTCGCCACCATCGAGCCGAACGTCGGCCTCGTCGAGCTGCCCGACCCGCGCCTGCAGCGGCTGGCGGAGATCTTCTCCTCCGAGCGCATCCTCCCGGCGACGGTGTCTTTTGTGGATATCGCCGGCATTGTCAAGGGCGCCTCCGAGGGCGAGGGGATGGGCAATGCGTTCCTCGCCAACATCCGCGAAGCCGACGCGATCTGCCAGGTCGTGCGCGCCTTTTCCGACGACAACGTCATCCACGTCGATGGCAAGGTCGATCCCGCCAGCGACATCTCCGTGATCAACACCGAGCTCATCCTGGCGGACCTGCAAACCATTGAGAAGGCCCTGCCGCGCATGGAAAAGGAAGGCCGCAAGAACAAGGACGTCGCGGCCCAGGCCGAGGAGGCGAAGAAGGCCCAGGCTGTTCTGGAGGACGACCGAACGCTCTTCGCCGCCGCCAAGTCCGGTGAGATTGACCTCGCGCTGGTGCGCGATCTTCACCTAATGACGGCGAAGCCCTTCCTCTACGTGTTTAACTCCGACGAGGCTGTGCTGACCGACGAGGCGCGCAAGGCCGAGCTGCGCGATTTGGTGGCCCCGGCCGAGGCTGTGTTCCTCGACGCCCAGACCGAAACCGAGCTGCTCGAGCTTGACGCCGATGACGCGGCCGAACTGCTCGCGGCCGTGGGACAGGACGAGCCAGGGCTGGCGACGCTGGCCAAGGCCGGCTTTGACACGCTCGGCCTGCAGACCTACCTGACGGCGGGCCCGAAGGAGTCGCGTGCCTGGACCATCCGCAAGGGCGACACCGCACCGAAGGCGGCAGGCGTGATCCACTCTGACTTCGAGAAGGGGTTCATCAAGGCCGAGATCGTCGCCTTCGACGACTTGGATGAGCTCGGATCGATGGCCGAGGCGCGAGCCAAGGGCAAGGTGCGCATGGAGGGCAAGGACTACGTCATGGCGGATGGCGACGTCGTGGAGTTCAAGTTCAACGTCTAA
- a CDS encoding TIR domain-containing protein codes for MELGQHTRRKCFISYHHDDEYEVQQFIQDFDHDQDVLIARGIGASMAGDIINSTNEDYIKARIREKYLRDTTVTIVLVGRCTWARKFVDWEVAASLRNTSTASRSGLLAITLPSAADYYDKKLPARVRDNIMGASGEDGYARWWKYPSSASSLANLIETAYDARTSRAHLVDNNRNLRSYNSSC; via the coding sequence ATGGAACTGGGTCAACACACTCGACGGAAGTGTTTCATCTCCTATCACCACGATGATGAGTACGAGGTGCAACAGTTCATCCAAGACTTCGATCATGACCAAGACGTCCTCATTGCGCGGGGCATCGGCGCGAGCATGGCCGGAGACATCATCAATAGCACCAACGAGGACTACATCAAGGCGAGGATTCGCGAGAAGTACCTGCGCGATACGACCGTGACCATCGTTCTTGTGGGCAGATGCACGTGGGCTCGCAAGTTCGTGGACTGGGAGGTTGCTGCTTCATTGCGAAACACCTCAACTGCCAGCCGGAGTGGGCTGCTGGCTATCACGCTACCCTCGGCGGCTGACTACTACGACAAGAAGCTGCCTGCACGTGTGCGGGACAACATCATGGGTGCCAGTGGTGAAGATGGATACGCCCGCTGGTGGAAATATCCCAGCAGCGCCAGTAGCCTCGCGAACCTTATCGAGACAGCCTATGACGCGCGCACGTCGCGGGCCCACCTTGTTGACAACAACCGTAACCTTCGGTCCTATAATTCCTCCTGCTGA
- a CDS encoding DUF4231 domain-containing protein, whose product MPGPLTETDLPEFWRNADAASQSGQKWTLRYERLRLGGSIVAALGAAFSLPVGRVDLAASVILLGFMVALIAELAAWAHKPAERWYDGRALAESAKTLAWRYAVGADPFPVSLDQSAAKDLLRERLAKIAEEASERVTVTAPGPLVTSGMQALRDAPFHARRDAYLNGRTKDQQSWYATKADDNRKHATGWRIALVSAEVVALVLASLRAVGGWRVDLAGLMAALIAAGAAWVGVKQFSPLAAAYSMAAMELAIQTDKLESVPEQDWPSVVADAEEAISREHTMWLASRTGKRPKV is encoded by the coding sequence ATGCCTGGCCCACTGACCGAAACGGACCTGCCGGAGTTCTGGCGGAATGCTGATGCTGCATCTCAGAGCGGGCAGAAGTGGACTCTGCGGTACGAGCGCCTGCGGCTGGGAGGGAGCATTGTGGCAGCCCTTGGGGCGGCATTCTCGCTCCCCGTGGGGCGCGTAGATCTGGCGGCATCGGTGATCCTGCTTGGTTTCATGGTGGCGCTCATTGCCGAACTCGCTGCATGGGCCCACAAGCCGGCGGAACGTTGGTACGACGGTCGGGCGCTCGCTGAGTCCGCTAAGACACTGGCATGGCGATACGCTGTGGGGGCCGACCCATTCCCCGTCTCTTTGGACCAGTCTGCGGCGAAGGACCTGCTGCGCGAGCGTCTGGCCAAGATCGCTGAGGAGGCATCGGAACGAGTTACGGTCACCGCGCCTGGGCCGCTCGTAACCTCGGGGATGCAGGCCTTGCGCGACGCACCCTTTCATGCGCGTCGCGATGCCTACTTGAATGGCCGCACCAAGGACCAGCAGAGTTGGTACGCAACCAAGGCCGATGACAATCGAAAGCACGCTACGGGCTGGCGAATTGCGCTCGTGAGCGCCGAGGTGGTCGCCCTTGTGCTTGCTTCCCTGCGGGCGGTTGGAGGGTGGCGTGTGGACCTTGCAGGCCTCATGGCGGCTCTCATCGCGGCAGGGGCAGCATGGGTGGGCGTGAAACAGTTCTCGCCGCTAGCGGCTGCCTACTCTATGGCAGCGATGGAGCTGGCGATACAGACAGACAAGTTGGAGTCTGTCCCTGAGCAGGACTGGCCGAGCGTGGTTGCTGATGCCGAGGAGGCCATCAGTCGTGAGCACACAATGTGGCTAGCGTCCAGGACGGGGAAGCGGCCGAAGGTGTAG
- a CDS encoding type II toxin-antitoxin system Phd/YefM family antitoxin, with amino-acid sequence MTSVTLSQFRRQQSDYIAAAQREPVEITSRGAGCRAVVVSPEFYDRAVRALEDQADICVAAEARNEKGRVSHEELVRELGL; translated from the coding sequence ATGACTTCCGTGACTTTGTCCCAGTTCCGTCGCCAGCAGAGCGACTACATTGCCGCGGCTCAGCGCGAACCCGTTGAGATCACGTCGCGTGGCGCGGGCTGCCGCGCGGTTGTCGTGTCGCCGGAATTCTACGACCGTGCGGTACGCGCACTGGAGGATCAGGCTGATATCTGCGTCGCTGCTGAAGCGCGCAACGAGAAGGGGCGCGTCTCGCACGAAGAACTCGTGCGCGAGCTCGGTCTTTGA
- a CDS encoding type II toxin-antitoxin system RelE family toxin, producing the protein MSYTITYVPSAAKAIRKLDRSTARRLLDAIESLAGDPRPPGSIQLKGGSGEFRIRVGDYRVVYDIHHDELVVLVLRVGHRREVYR; encoded by the coding sequence ATGTCGTACACGATCACTTATGTCCCTTCAGCAGCGAAGGCGATCCGGAAGCTCGACAGGTCGACGGCACGCCGCTTGCTGGATGCAATCGAATCGCTCGCAGGCGATCCCCGTCCTCCTGGGAGCATCCAGCTGAAGGGAGGTAGCGGTGAGTTCCGAATTCGCGTGGGAGACTACCGAGTCGTGTACGACATCCACCACGACGAACTGGTGGTACTCGTGCTCAGGGTCGGGCACCGCCGAGAGGTTTACCGCTGA
- a CDS encoding type II toxin-antitoxin system RelE/ParE family toxin — MYLQRLQESRNPQGNRTGSLKGDRRGQYSIRINDLWRICFRWNAARREGVEIDDYH; from the coding sequence GTGTATTTGCAGAGGCTTCAGGAGTCGCGGAATCCTCAGGGAAACCGGACCGGGTCGTTGAAGGGCGATCGGCGGGGTCAGTACAGCATTCGAATCAACGACCTGTGGCGGATCTGTTTTCGGTGGAACGCGGCTCGGCGAGAGGGGGTCGAGATCGATGACTATCACTGA
- a CDS encoding putative glycolipid-binding domain-containing protein yields the protein MERTYAWQHINNPSIRNEARVRFHDAGLSATGTQHGEGYSAAWTLSAVENWVTQRVAIDVVGEGWRRHLDLVRTDGGEWTSAIEESGIQPLGLPSPGIAESADLSTALDCDLALCPLTNTMPIRRLGLLEAEVPSTQLLMAWIDVPSLQVIASDQYYSSISPGAVRYSSGTRGVDVELEVDREGVVLYYPHLAQRI from the coding sequence ATGGAGCGTACCTACGCGTGGCAGCACATCAATAATCCAAGCATCAGAAACGAAGCACGGGTGCGGTTTCACGATGCTGGTTTATCCGCGACCGGCACCCAACATGGCGAGGGGTACAGTGCCGCATGGACGTTGAGCGCTGTGGAGAACTGGGTTACCCAGCGCGTCGCAATCGACGTTGTGGGCGAGGGATGGAGGCGACACCTTGACCTTGTGAGGACCGACGGCGGCGAGTGGACGTCGGCGATCGAGGAATCGGGCATCCAGCCACTAGGTCTCCCCTCCCCCGGCATCGCCGAGTCAGCTGATCTTTCAACTGCGCTGGACTGCGACCTCGCCCTGTGCCCCCTCACGAATACAATGCCGATCCGTCGCCTGGGTCTGCTCGAAGCGGAAGTTCCCAGTACTCAACTTCTCATGGCCTGGATTGATGTTCCCTCTCTCCAGGTGATTGCTTCAGACCAGTACTACAGCTCGATCAGCCCTGGGGCCGTCCGCTACTCGAGCGGCACGCGCGGGGTGGACGTCGAGCTGGAAGTCGACAGGGAAGGGGTTGTCCTTTACTATCCTCACCTCGCACAACGTATCTAG
- a CDS encoding poly-gamma-glutamate biosynthesis protein PgsC/CapC, whose translation MISALFDNYGILTDFVHLSFLTGIIVGFIYFRRRRVSIGGTLAIGYLASSLYAPLNVLATIAVALVAFLLIRLVILKVFLPRPRQIFAIGLAVGVVLDAAWIAASTYFFPGTAEDDPLQLVGVIVPGMLCNSLVKQGVAKTLIPLAWMVPLSGAIGLAAAWLVPLSVSNTVFAPRGEATVATNFALSAASVIFAVIIQESTVRSVKLRTAGYVTAGVLASSMLASPIVLAVIAVVVALVAAVWIPYSRRTPLFGKDRFFILLMLSFTFSITAEIALYAAAGTRFDGPQNIVFTVLPAIIVNDLVQYGPKRTAAGFGLSAAGCTTLATSITLFA comes from the coding sequence GTGATCTCGGCTCTCTTTGACAACTACGGTATCCTCACCGACTTCGTCCACCTGTCCTTCCTCACCGGCATCATCGTCGGCTTCATCTACTTTCGGCGCCGCCGCGTCTCCATTGGCGGCACGCTCGCGATCGGCTACTTGGCCTCGTCCCTCTACGCCCCGCTCAACGTGTTGGCCACCATCGCCGTCGCGCTTGTCGCGTTCCTTCTCATCCGCCTCGTCATCTTGAAGGTCTTCCTCCCGCGCCCGCGCCAGATCTTTGCCATCGGCTTGGCCGTCGGCGTCGTCCTGGACGCGGCCTGGATCGCGGCAAGCACCTATTTCTTCCCCGGCACCGCCGAGGATGACCCGCTCCAGCTCGTCGGCGTGATCGTGCCCGGGATGCTGTGCAACTCCCTGGTCAAGCAGGGCGTGGCCAAGACCTTGATCCCGCTGGCCTGGATGGTTCCCCTCTCCGGGGCCATCGGCCTTGCGGCCGCCTGGCTCGTGCCGTTGTCCGTGTCCAACACAGTCTTCGCACCGCGCGGGGAGGCCACGGTCGCCACCAATTTCGCCCTGAGCGCCGCTTCGGTCATCTTCGCCGTGATCATCCAGGAATCCACGGTCCGCAGCGTTAAGCTGCGCACGGCCGGCTACGTCACCGCGGGCGTGCTCGCGAGCTCCATGCTCGCCTCCCCCATCGTGCTCGCGGTCATTGCGGTGGTGGTCGCGCTCGTCGCCGCGGTGTGGATCCCGTACTCCCGCCGCACCCCTCTCTTTGGCAAGGACCGATTCTTCATCCTGTTGATGCTCTCCTTTACCTTCAGCATCACCGCCGAGATCGCGCTCTACGCCGCCGCGGGCACTCGTTTCGACGGCCCGCAAAACATCGTGTTTACCGTTCTTCCCGCCATCATCGTCAACGACCTCGTCCAGTACGGGCCCAAGCGCACCGCGGCAGGCTTCGGTCTCTCCGCCGCCGGATGCACCACGTTGGCGACTTCGATCACACTCTTCGCGTAG
- the pgsB gene encoding poly-gamma-glutamate synthase PgsB — MLTFLAAAGASAAIAMEGFRRRENRHTQTLHSLDVNVHVNGIRGKSTVTRMIGGVLRAAGYSAIAKTTGTYACVIDQAGGEHAIARSGPANINEQYDILKQWVTPEITAAVFECMAVKPKYQTLCQDVILRSPICVITNVRLDHQEDMGDTVEEIAASLCSTVPDHGFVVTGERNPDLVAILQEHCDAKGARLVVAEESALSRSLVDKFDYQQFEENVAVVLAVADLLGIDPETATRGMLAAAPDPGTTRVTRIADPEAPDLYWVPMFAINDWESTVRVFDDVKQGLPDDCHHVIALNNRADRTDRAAMFVDLVCEELLDSSDLIVLYGEIQEVVQKKLLDLGVPDDKIVTTLEADDSDGRELVNAARMRFEPDENVAVYGMVNIHTEAVGAMERYITALVEGSRAEVGVA, encoded by the coding sequence ATGCTTACTTTTCTGGCCGCTGCCGGTGCCTCGGCAGCGATAGCCATGGAAGGATTTCGCCGCCGCGAGAACCGCCACACGCAGACCCTGCACAGCCTTGACGTCAACGTCCACGTCAACGGCATCCGCGGCAAGTCGACCGTCACCCGCATGATCGGCGGGGTTTTGCGCGCCGCCGGCTACAGCGCGATTGCCAAGACCACCGGCACCTACGCCTGCGTCATCGACCAGGCCGGTGGCGAGCACGCGATCGCGCGCAGCGGCCCCGCCAACATCAACGAGCAATACGACATCCTCAAGCAGTGGGTCACCCCCGAGATCACCGCCGCCGTCTTCGAGTGCATGGCCGTCAAGCCCAAGTACCAGACGCTGTGCCAAGACGTCATCCTGCGCTCCCCCATCTGCGTGATCACCAACGTGCGCCTCGACCACCAGGAAGACATGGGAGACACCGTCGAGGAGATCGCCGCGTCCCTCTGCTCGACTGTGCCCGACCACGGCTTCGTCGTCACCGGAGAGCGCAACCCCGACCTCGTGGCTATCCTTCAGGAGCACTGCGATGCCAAGGGCGCCCGCCTCGTCGTCGCTGAAGAATCCGCGCTATCGCGCTCGCTCGTGGACAAGTTTGACTACCAGCAGTTCGAGGAAAACGTCGCGGTGGTCCTCGCCGTCGCAGACCTCCTCGGCATCGACCCCGAGACAGCCACCCGCGGCATGCTCGCCGCCGCCCCCGATCCCGGGACGACGCGCGTGACCCGCATCGCCGACCCTGAGGCCCCCGATCTCTACTGGGTTCCAATGTTCGCCATCAACGACTGGGAGTCCACCGTCCGGGTCTTTGACGACGTCAAGCAGGGCCTGCCGGATGACTGCCACCACGTCATCGCGCTGAACAACCGCGCGGACCGCACCGACCGCGCCGCGATGTTCGTCGACCTCGTCTGCGAGGAGCTGCTCGATTCCTCGGACCTCATCGTGCTCTACGGCGAGATCCAGGAGGTCGTGCAGAAGAAGCTGCTCGACCTCGGCGTGCCCGATGACAAGATCGTCACCACCCTCGAGGCCGACGACTCCGACGGCCGGGAGCTCGTCAACGCCGCCCGGATGCGCTTCGAGCCGGATGAGAACGTCGCCGTCTACGGGATGGTTAACATCCACACCGAGGCCGTGGGCGCCATGGAGCGATACATCACCGCCCTCGTCGAGGGCAGCCGCGCTGAGGTCGGTGTGGCGTGA
- a CDS encoding DUF4395 family protein, with translation MPGVALVLNALLTAGFALRVYAGPKYSPFGQLSVRFLADAVFGRQHIVSGAPKQFAQCIGLAFSLTALVFMTRS, from the coding sequence GTGCCCGGCGTCGCGCTCGTTCTCAACGCGCTGCTCACGGCCGGGTTCGCACTGCGCGTCTACGCCGGCCCGAAGTACTCGCCGTTCGGCCAGCTCTCCGTGCGCTTCCTCGCGGACGCGGTGTTCGGCAGGCAGCACATTGTCTCGGGGGCGCCCAAGCAGTTCGCGCAGTGCATCGGGTTGGCGTTCTCGCTCACTGCGTTGGTGTTCATGACGCGTTCATGA